GGAATCCCCGCGTAGCAAGCGGTGGCCCAAGGTACCTTTGGCGCTATAACCTATAAAGAGGATAGTACAATAGTAGTTCTGGATATTATAGAACAGGTGATCTTGTATACGCCCGCCCTCCAGCATACCTGCAGATGAAATAATGATGCAAGGCTCAAAATAATTACTGATCTGCTTGCTCTCTTTCAGCGTTTCGATGTAGGTGAGATTTTCAAACTCAAATTCATCGCCCTGTCGGTTGTAGAACTCTTTAGCATCATCGTTAACCAGGTTGTGGTGTTTGCGGTAGATCTGCGTAGCACGCGTTGCCATTGGGCTATCTACAAAAACAGGTACAGCAGGCAACAAACCTTTGCTAAAGATCTTATTCAGCGTGAATACTAATGACTGCGTACGGCCAACGCTAAATGCCGGAATGATCATTCGTCCAGGCTGGTCGATGCAGGCTTCTTTGATGGCTTCTACCAATACTTCCTCCACCGAGCGGCCTTTGCTGTGCTGACGACCACCATAAGTAGACTCAGTAACTAAATAGTCTACCGGAGGCAGTGGCTGCGGGTCATTCAATACCGGGTAGTTCATCCGCCCAATATCGCCCGTGAAAGCGATAGTTTTCTCTACGCCATTTTCATTGATTTTCAGAACAGCGGCAGCGGCTCCCAGTAGGTGACCTACCGGCACAAATGTTAGCTCAATATCACCGTTCAGCCTGAACGGTTTATTATAGCCAATAGTCACCATGGCTTCCATGGTATCCATCACATGCTTTTGCAGATACAAAGGTTGGGGCCCGCTGCCGGAACGACCTCTTTTACGGTTACGACGCCCTTTCTCCAGCTTGTTCATAAAAAGTGTTACCGAGTCAAGCAATAATAATTCCGTCAAATCCGCGGTAGGGGGAGTACATAAAATCTGACCCGAATAACCATAACGGAGCAAGGTAGGCAGGTTGCCCGAGTGATCGATATGCGCGTGAGTGAGTATCACCACATCAATATCGGCCGGGTTGAATGGAAAGCTTTCGTTTTGTTGCTGATGCGTATCGCGCTCGTAATCTAAGCCACAGTCAATCAGTATTTTATATTGGCCAACCTGGAGCAGGTGCATACTTCCGGTAACCTGCTGTGCAGCGCCATGTATAGTTAGTTTCATTCGGTAGTTCTTAGACTATTACAGGTCATAGTTAGTCATCTATGCTCACTGATTATAAATTATAGTATAGTCTTTTTCGTTTATCTGTTTTTACTATGATCCATGAACTAAGAACCATGAACCAGAAATCAAATCTAAATTTTTATATCACGTTTTCTTCGCGCCACAATCAAAATTGACACCAGCATGAGTGCAATAATAATGTACAGCACATTCATGTGTTTATTTTGCGCCTGGCGATTATTTTCTGCTTCGGTTTTTACCTTTTCCAACTCGTTACGTAGCTTATTGATGGTATTCATATAAGCCAGGTTAGTAGTTTGTGTTTGAGAGGATTGTGTTTGCGCCTGAGTTTGCTGAAAAGCACGATAGTCCAGCAGGATCTTAGTCTGGCGGAAGATCTCTTCATCAGTCTGCGCAATATCCATTAGGATATCGGCAGAGTGGCGAATATCCTTCTTGGTTTGAAACCCGAAAATGCCGGTATGCATGCTCAAGCTTTCTGAGTATTGGCCAAATTTGGAACGACGGGCGTCCAGCATATCGTTTATTTTTTTGCGCTGAGCCTCGTAGGCGACAGAATCAGCATTGCGTTGCTGTGCGAAGTCAGCACCAGCACACAGGCAGAGCATTAACAATAGAACAAGTTTTCTCATATTCAGTTTAAGGTAAAGGGCCCTTTGGGTTGAAAGTTAAGGAGCTATGAAGATGTGGGGTCTGAAATAGACCACTCACAATTCACTACTCACCACTCACTTTCCTATTGAAAATCAATAATCACGCTGTCGCCCAGATTTAACCCTAATAACCCGCTGGCGTTCCCTTTGTTTATGGCAATCTCTAAATGATCGCTAATGCCAAACAGACAGAGCTTTTCGCCTTCGGGTACCTCGTTATAATGCCAGCTAAGGTGGGTAATCGTTTCGTTCCGTTTAAAATACAAAATAAAACGACGCCCGCGCTGTATACGGTTAAAAAACTCCTTGGTTATATTGGTAATGACGTTCTGGAATGAGTCAATATAAATAACTACACCTTTGATCAGGTTCTTCTCGATCACCGGCTGCAGGTTCATTTTTTTCTCGATGTTCTCTACCGGGATGCCAATCTCGCTCAGCGCACCTCCTTTAGCCAGATGACAGGCAGCTTTAACAAAAATATCAGCCAGCGGGAAGTGTAAAAACTTCAGATCCTGCATAATGGTTAGTTCTACCATTTCCTGCGGCTCTTCGGTAAACATCAATGAAAAAATACCATTATCGGCACCTACAAAATAATGATTACGGTACTTAACGGCCAGAAAACGGGTTTGCTCGTTATACACCGTGTCAATACCGATAAGGTGCACGGTATCCTCCGGAAAATAGTAAAAACTATTTTTTAAAATGAATGCAGCCTGTTGTATATTGAATGCAGAAACGGCATGGGTAATATCAACTATGTTAACCGTGGGTAATAGTCTCAGGATACTGCCTTTCAGCGCGGCCTGATATATGTCTTTGTCGCCCAGGTCTGTAGTTAATGTTATTATTGCCATTAATTTTATAAATATTTATTGCTAATCTTGTACGAGTGTTTAGCGCTACAAATATTCAATTTTTTGGGCATAAAACACCAGTAACTAAAAATTCTATAACTGTTGAACGAACTTAAATTATCAATCGAGCATATTGACCCAGCAGTGCTGTGGGGGCCAAATAATGACCATTTCGAGATCATTAAGAAGCAATATCCAAAGCTTAAAATAGTGGCTCGCGGAAGCGATGTGAAGGTACTGGGCGAAGACCATGAACTAACGGTCTTTAACGAAAAATTTCAGCAGTTAGTAAATCATGTAGACAAGTTTGAATCACTTAACACCATTGATGTTGAGCGCATTCTGGGTGCCAAGATCCAACCAGCAACTACAATGGCAGAACCGGCGTCTGGCGATAAATCATCCAACGGTGAGGTAATCGTTTTTGGCCCGAACGGCATTATGGTTAAAGCGCGTACGGCTAACCAGCGCCGCATGGTTGACAGCATTAACAAAAACGATATCATTTTTGCTATTGGCCCTGCAGGTACCGGTAAAACTTATACAGCGGTTGCGTTGGCCGTAAGAGCGCTGAAAAACAAAGAGATTAAGCGTATCATCTTAACGCGTCCGGCAGTGGAGGCAGGGGAGAACCTGGGCTTCTTACCGGGCGACTTGAAAGAAAAGATCGATCCGTACCTGCGCCCGCTATACGATGCGCTGGACGATATGATTCCGGCTGATAAACTGAAAGTTTACCTGGAAAACCGCACCATAGAGATTGCCCCATTGGCCTTTATGCGCGGCCGTACGCTGGACAACTGTTTTGTGATATTGGACGAGGCGCAAAACGCTACCGATATGCAGCTGAAAATGTTCCTGACCCGTATGGGCCCAACGGCAAAATTCATTGTAACCGGCGACGTAACCCAGATTGACTTGCCTAAGAAACAACAATCAGGCTTGCATACCGCTCTGCGTATTTTACCGGACATTAAAGGCATCGATATTATTTATCTGACCGGTGAAGACGTGGTACGCCATAAGCTGGTTAAACGTATTTTGGAAGCCTACGGCGATATTCAGTAATTAGTTAATTGTTGATGGTTCATAGTTCATAGTACCGGATGCCTTTTAGATTTGAAGACCTACAAGTTTGGCAGAAGGCATTAGAGCTTAACGACCAGATCAATATTGCAGCCGAGGGCTTTCCTAAAGACGAACTATATGCTTTGGTAAATCAAATGAAGAGAGCTGCTGATTCTGTGGTTTTGAATATTGCAGAAGGCTCTACAGGACAAACCAAAGCAGTATTTAAAGTATTCTTAAACTATTCTTTGCGATCAGCCGTAGAGGTGGTTAGTTGTCTTTTTATAGCAAAGCGCAGAAACTATCTAACACAAGAACAGTTTACTATATTATATAATGAATATGAGATCTTGGTGAAAATGATCACCGCTCTAAGAAATTCAATTTAAGGATCATAAGCATTCTTTGTACTATGATCCATGAACTATGAACCATGATCCAAAAAGCAATAAAAGAAACTCATTTTAACTTCCCTGGTCAAACCAGTTTTTATAAAGGTAAAGTACGCGACGTTTATACCGTTAATAACCAATATCTGGTGATGGTGGTGAGCGATCGCATTTCTGCATTCGATGTAGTTTTACCTGAGCCAATTCCTTATAAAGGACAGGTATTAAACCAAATAGCTGCTCGTTTTTTAAAAGCAACAGAAGATATTGTTCCTAACTGGGTAGTAAGTGTACCCGACCCGAGTGTAACTATCGGTCGCATTTGTGAGCCCTTTAAGGTAGAGATGGTGATTCGTGGTTACCTGGCCGGTCATGCGTGGCGCGAATATAGTGCTGGCAAACGTCAGGTATGCGGTGTAAGTTTGCCAGAGGGTTTGAAAGAGAACGATAAACTGCCAGAGCCTATCATCACCCCAACCACTAAAGCTGCGGTAGGGCATGATGAAGATATTTCTAAAGAAGAAATTTTATCTCGCGGCATTGTGTCGCCAGAAGATTACGAACAACTGGAAACCTACACCCGAGCCATATTTGCAAGAGGTACAGAAATTGCGGCTAAACGTGGCCTGATTTTGGTTGATACCAAATATGAATTTGGCAAAGTGGGCGATACCATCTACTTGATTGACGAGATCCACACGCCAGACTCATCACGGTATTTTTATAGCGAAGGTTATGAAGAACGTCAGCAAAAAGGCGAACCGCAGAAACAGCTATCAAAAGAATTTGTACGTAAATGGCTGATCGAAAATAATTTTCAGGGTAAAGACGGACAAGTAGTTCCTGAAATGACACCTGAAAAGATCAACGAAATATCTGAACGATACATAGAATTATACGAGCAAATTATTGGCGAACCATTTGTAAAAGCTGAGCCAGGTGATGTATTAAATCGCGTTGAACAGGCCGTAAATAACGAATTGCAACGTTTATAACTTGTATTAGTATTAAATTTAGTTATATCTTTAGAACTCCAATTATTTGGTTTTATACACACACAAGAGGTAAACAATGAAATTTTCTGTAGATAAACACGAGAAATATGTGCTGGTAAAGCTCAATGAGTCAAAGATTAATTCATTGGTAACACCCCAGCTAAAATCTGAACTGATATTGATTAATGCAGAGGGTCAGCGCAATATTGTGCTGGATCTGTCGCAGGTTAAATTTGCTGATTCATCTGGTCTGAGCAGCCTGTTGGTTGGTCATCGCCTGTGTAAAAACGCCGAAGGCTCTTTTATTTTAGTTGGCCTTAATGAGGCAGTATCGCGTCTGGTAACCATCTCTCAGCTGGATACAGTTTTATCTATTGTACCAACCGTTGATGAGGCTATCGACCTCATTTTTATGGAAGAAATAGAAAAAGAGCTGAAAAAAGAAGCAAAATAGCCCCAGGTTTGTTTACCTGATATATGAAGTTCGAGGTAACTATACTGGGAAGCAGTTCAGCTACCCCTATTTTCAACAGAAACCCTACAGCACAGGCGCTAAATGTAAACGAGCGCCTGTACCTTATTGATTGTGGCGAAGGCACCCAGCAGCAGATGTTGCGTTACGAGGTAAAAGCCAGTCGTATAGATCATATTTTTATCAGCCACCTGCACGGCGATCATTACCTGGGCCTCATTGGTTTGCTATCGTCTCTGCACCTTAACGGCCGTAAAGATCCACTCAAGCTCTTTTGTCCAGAGCCGCTCAAAGAGATCATTGAATTACAGTTTAAGTATTCTGAAACCAACCTGCAGTATCCTATAGAATATTACTTTACTGATCCTTTAAAGCCTGCCGTTATCCTGGAAAACCATGATGTAACGGTAGAAACCATCCCGCTAAATCATCGCATTGCCTGTACGGGCTTTATCTTCAAAGAGAAAAAACGTCTGCGTAAGCTGATGAAAGAAAAGGTAGAGCAGTTACACATCCCAATTGAGTTTTATTCGCGTCTTAAAAAAGGAGAGGACTATACCGATGCAAAAGGCAGAGTACATAAAAACGATGAATTGACTACTGATTCTGCTGCGCCAAGATCATACGCCTATTGTTCAGATACGCTGTATGATGAGCGTTATTTCAATCAGATCCAGGGCGTAAATATGCTTTATCACGAAGCCACTTTCCTGCACAATATGCTTGATCGTGCCCGCGAAACGCATCACACCACCGCCTGGCAAGCCGGTGATGTAGCCGTGAAAGTTGGTGCCCATGAACTACTGATCGGACATTTTTCTGCCCGTTACAAAACGTTGAATGATCTGTTGGACGAGGCGCAACATGTTTTTCCCAATACAGATCTGGCAATCGAGGGTCGGACGTACCCAATCAGCTAACATTTTACGCAAAAAGCTTTAATCTGATATTCACCGGCTTACATCAACTGCGTGTAAATATCCTCCAGAAATTGCATTTTTATTTCCAAGTAAGGCTTGAGCTTTGTATAATTGCACTCTGATTTAAGCGAAAACAACGCTGTTAGAGCAAAAAACGGAAGTATTTTCCACTGGTGTAACGGTAGCACTACAGATTCTGGTTCTGTCTGTCGAGGTTCGAATCCTTGGTGGAAAACTTAAAAAGGCGGGAAAAATATCCCGCTTTTTTTATGGGCGCTATCGCCAAAAAAATCAGGATACTTCAGGATACACTCTACCCCATAAAATCATATTTTAGCCACTACAAACCACAAGAACCATCGGTTGCAAAGCCGGTACCGAATTATTAAACCTGATTTTTGATGTTTAAAGCTTTACAATTAGATAAAAGCCCCAAATCGTTGCGGTTTTTATTGTCATGCTCCATTGCGGCTTGCCTGCAGGCGGTTACGCCTGTTGCAAAGGCTCAGTACACCACGGCCAAGGGTAACGACTCGAACACGCCATTACACCTGTTGAAACCTGCGTACGATACCCCGTACGGGGTACCAAAGCCAGCGGAAATTAAAGCAGTACTTGATCGTGTATATGGCTACCTGGACGCAAACACCTTTATGCAACTGCAAGATAAAACCACCGGTGCTCCGGTGGCAATTGCCAAGGCAGATGCCAATACAATTTTTAAACCCGGCGATTTCCGCCTGATTAGTTATGAGTGGGGAGTTACGTACACCGGTATGCTGGAGGCTGGTGCCGCAACTGGCGACAAGAAATTTACAGATTACAGTGTAAAACGCATTGGCTTTATTAACGATGTGGTAAATCAATATAAAGCCAAACTAAAGACTGATCCGTCTATGAATACGCCGGTAGAGTCGGTATTACGCCCGAAAGCATTGGACGATGCCGGTGCAATGACCGCCGCAATTATCAAGACGGTGCGTACCGGTGAGGTTAAAGGGGACGTGCGCCCGATGATTGATAATTATATCAACTACATTATGAACAAAGAGTACCGCCTAAAAGATGGTACACTGGCCCGTAACCGCCCGCTGCCAAACACTTTGTGGCTGGATGATTTGTACATGAGCTTACCTGCGCTGGCGCAAATGGGTGTGCTTACCGGCGATCACAAGTATTTTGATGAAGCGTTGAAACAATACAAATTGTTCTCTGGCCGCATGTTTAACCATGAGCGCGGTTTATACATGCACGGTTGGGTTGAAGGCATGGAACCGCATCCACAGTTCCACTGGGCGCGTGCTAACGGCTGGGGCCTGTTGACTAAGATTGAATTACTTGACGCATTACCACAAGATTATCCGGGCCGCGACTATGTGTTAGGCATCTTACGTGAACATGCTGCCGGACTGGCTCAGCGCCAGGATAAAACCGGTTTTTGGCACCAATTGCTGGATAAGAATGATTCATACCTAGAAACATCAGCCACCGCTATTTATGCTTACTGTATAGCTCGTGCTATAAACAAAGGTTATCTGGACGCCAAAGCTTATGGCCCGATGGCGCTGTTAGCCTGGAACGCTGTGGCCACTAAAGTGAACAAACAAGGACAGGTAGAAGGTACTTGTGTTGGTACAGGCATGGGCTTTGATCCGGCATTTTACTACTATCGCCCGGTAAATGTGTACGCTGCCCACGGCTATGGCCCTGTATTATTGGCCGGCGCAGAGATTTACCGCCTGGTACAAAAGTTTAACTACGACATTAACGATAGCGCGGTGCAGGCCAAATAAAATGATTTCGGAATTCGGATGTTCAATTTCGAATTTATTTATAGTTTCCATTAAGATTAACAGAGAGGCAAATAAGCAAGTAAATCCGAAATTGAACATCCGAATTCCGAAATCCACTGCCATCACTAAATGTAGCCATCAAATATTTATAAATAGAAAACCCCTCGGTTAATAGCCGAGGGGTT
This region of Mucilaginibacter yixingensis genomic DNA includes:
- a CDS encoding MBL fold metallo-hydrolase, which translates into the protein MKLTIHGAAQQVTGSMHLLQVGQYKILIDCGLDYERDTHQQQNESFPFNPADIDVVILTHAHIDHSGNLPTLLRYGYSGQILCTPPTADLTELLLLDSVTLFMNKLEKGRRNRKRGRSGSGPQPLYLQKHVMDTMEAMVTIGYNKPFRLNGDIELTFVPVGHLLGAAAAVLKINENGVEKTIAFTGDIGRMNYPVLNDPQPLPPVDYLVTESTYGGRQHSKGRSVEEVLVEAIKEACIDQPGRMIIPAFSVGRTQSLVFTLNKIFSKGLLPAVPVFVDSPMATRATQIYRKHHNLVNDDAKEFYNRQGDEFEFENLTYIETLKESKQISNYFEPCIIISSAGMLEGGRIQDHLFYNIQNYYCTILFIGYSAKGTLGHRLLRGDSIVHIKDRDLSVYATIKQTDVLSAHGDHDDLLNVARQQDAAHIKNIFLVHGEVSSMKALSDALVAEHYPVVIAEKGVTYEL
- a CDS encoding S-adenosyl-l-methionine hydroxide adenosyltransferase family protein, with protein sequence MAIITLTTDLGDKDIYQAALKGSILRLLPTVNIVDITHAVSAFNIQQAAFILKNSFYYFPEDTVHLIGIDTVYNEQTRFLAVKYRNHYFVGADNGIFSLMFTEEPQEMVELTIMQDLKFLHFPLADIFVKAACHLAKGGALSEIGIPVENIEKKMNLQPVIEKNLIKGVVIYIDSFQNVITNITKEFFNRIQRGRRFILYFKRNETITHLSWHYNEVPEGEKLCLFGISDHLEIAINKGNASGLLGLNLGDSVIIDFQ
- a CDS encoding four helix bundle protein, whose product is MPFRFEDLQVWQKALELNDQINIAAEGFPKDELYALVNQMKRAADSVVLNIAEGSTGQTKAVFKVFLNYSLRSAVEVVSCLFIAKRRNYLTQEQFTILYNEYEILVKMITALRNSI
- a CDS encoding ribonuclease Z, which produces MKFEVTILGSSSATPIFNRNPTAQALNVNERLYLIDCGEGTQQQMLRYEVKASRIDHIFISHLHGDHYLGLIGLLSSLHLNGRKDPLKLFCPEPLKEIIELQFKYSETNLQYPIEYYFTDPLKPAVILENHDVTVETIPLNHRIACTGFIFKEKKRLRKLMKEKVEQLHIPIEFYSRLKKGEDYTDAKGRVHKNDELTTDSAAPRSYAYCSDTLYDERYFNQIQGVNMLYHEATFLHNMLDRARETHHTTAWQAGDVAVKVGAHELLIGHFSARYKTLNDLLDEAQHVFPNTDLAIEGRTYPIS
- a CDS encoding glycoside hydrolase family 105 protein; this translates as MFKALQLDKSPKSLRFLLSCSIAACLQAVTPVAKAQYTTAKGNDSNTPLHLLKPAYDTPYGVPKPAEIKAVLDRVYGYLDANTFMQLQDKTTGAPVAIAKADANTIFKPGDFRLISYEWGVTYTGMLEAGAATGDKKFTDYSVKRIGFINDVVNQYKAKLKTDPSMNTPVESVLRPKALDDAGAMTAAIIKTVRTGEVKGDVRPMIDNYINYIMNKEYRLKDGTLARNRPLPNTLWLDDLYMSLPALAQMGVLTGDHKYFDEALKQYKLFSGRMFNHERGLYMHGWVEGMEPHPQFHWARANGWGLLTKIELLDALPQDYPGRDYVLGILREHAAGLAQRQDKTGFWHQLLDKNDSYLETSATAIYAYCIARAINKGYLDAKAYGPMALLAWNAVATKVNKQGQVEGTCVGTGMGFDPAFYYYRPVNVYAAHGYGPVLLAGAEIYRLVQKFNYDINDSAVQAK
- a CDS encoding PhoH family protein; this encodes MNELKLSIEHIDPAVLWGPNNDHFEIIKKQYPKLKIVARGSDVKVLGEDHELTVFNEKFQQLVNHVDKFESLNTIDVERILGAKIQPATTMAEPASGDKSSNGEVIVFGPNGIMVKARTANQRRMVDSINKNDIIFAIGPAGTGKTYTAVALAVRALKNKEIKRIILTRPAVEAGENLGFLPGDLKEKIDPYLRPLYDALDDMIPADKLKVYLENRTIEIAPLAFMRGRTLDNCFVILDEAQNATDMQLKMFLTRMGPTAKFIVTGDVTQIDLPKKQQSGLHTALRILPDIKGIDIIYLTGEDVVRHKLVKRILEAYGDIQ
- a CDS encoding phosphoribosylaminoimidazolesuccinocarboxamide synthase, giving the protein MIQKAIKETHFNFPGQTSFYKGKVRDVYTVNNQYLVMVVSDRISAFDVVLPEPIPYKGQVLNQIAARFLKATEDIVPNWVVSVPDPSVTIGRICEPFKVEMVIRGYLAGHAWREYSAGKRQVCGVSLPEGLKENDKLPEPIITPTTKAAVGHDEDISKEEILSRGIVSPEDYEQLETYTRAIFARGTEIAAKRGLILVDTKYEFGKVGDTIYLIDEIHTPDSSRYFYSEGYEERQQKGEPQKQLSKEFVRKWLIENNFQGKDGQVVPEMTPEKINEISERYIELYEQIIGEPFVKAEPGDVLNRVEQAVNNELQRL
- a CDS encoding STAS domain-containing protein — protein: MKFSVDKHEKYVLVKLNESKINSLVTPQLKSELILINAEGQRNIVLDLSQVKFADSSGLSSLLVGHRLCKNAEGSFILVGLNEAVSRLVTISQLDTVLSIVPTVDEAIDLIFMEEIEKELKKEAK